In Flammeovirgaceae bacterium 311, one DNA window encodes the following:
- a CDS encoding amino acid transporter (COG0531 Amino acid transporters), whose translation MSATSGSKRLGTAPVFLTAISTILGAIMFLRFGYAVGHVGMLGTLGIVIIGHLVTIPTAMAIAEIATNQKVEGGGEYYIISRSFGLNIGASIGIALYFSQAISVAFYIIAFAQSFGPVFDFLLQEYGILVYDDRIVSIPATLLLILIVTTKGADLGVKVLYLVASILFLSLIMFFLGSTDYAGTGEDFAFGKTVENADPFFYVFAICFPAFTGMTAGVGLSGDLKEPRKAIPIGTLGATLCGMLIYVFIVYKLYVSASAEDLAADQLIMSRIALWGPIIPIGLAAATVSSALGSILVAPRTLQALAGDRVFPVGKLNTWLSRGKKVTNEPLNATLLTSVIALFFVSVGDVNFVAEIISMFFMVTYGAICLISFLEHFAGDPAYRPSFKSRWYLSLMGALLCLWLMFQMNAQYAIMALFFMLMIFIGLTRTQEDNKGLSVIFQGAIFQLSRRLHVYLQKTEKETALGHWRPSVICITNSTFKRLAAFDLLRWISYKYGFGTYIHRIDGYLSRESHNQAREVMSRLIKISEYSKSNVYLDTLISPSYTSAIAQVIQLPGISGKENNMILFEFSKLQPDNLEDIVDNIQLIKSMDFDICILGCSDRKFGLKRQINIWITTQDYENANLMILMAYIILGHKEWRQGSIKIFVISPEEEAEVQRDRILSLINSGRLPISPLNVQFIIQELRKDPRTIINEHSRDADLTIVGFRHELIRHKEAHVFEGYDDVGEILFVNTNKEKQIL comes from the coding sequence ATGTCAGCTACTTCTGGTAGTAAACGCCTGGGTACAGCCCCTGTATTTCTAACAGCTATTTCTACAATTCTGGGAGCAATCATGTTCCTGCGTTTTGGATATGCTGTAGGGCATGTTGGTATGCTGGGCACCCTGGGCATTGTGATTATTGGCCATTTGGTTACCATTCCTACAGCCATGGCCATTGCAGAGATAGCTACCAATCAGAAGGTAGAGGGAGGGGGAGAGTATTATATCATTTCACGTTCATTCGGCCTCAACATCGGTGCTTCTATTGGCATCGCACTGTACTTCTCACAGGCCATCAGTGTGGCCTTTTATATCATTGCATTTGCCCAGTCGTTCGGACCGGTTTTTGATTTCCTGCTGCAGGAGTATGGCATTCTGGTTTACGACGACCGGATTGTCAGTATTCCTGCCACACTTTTACTGATCCTGATTGTCACTACCAAGGGGGCAGACCTGGGAGTTAAAGTGCTTTACCTGGTGGCAAGTATTTTATTTCTTTCACTGATCATGTTTTTTCTGGGCAGTACCGACTATGCCGGCACCGGCGAAGATTTTGCCTTTGGCAAAACGGTAGAGAATGCCGACCCTTTCTTTTATGTGTTTGCCATTTGCTTTCCTGCATTTACGGGTATGACTGCAGGTGTTGGCCTCTCAGGCGATTTGAAGGAACCACGAAAGGCAATTCCCATAGGCACGCTGGGTGCAACCTTATGTGGAATGCTGATTTACGTTTTTATCGTCTACAAGCTATATGTATCGGCAAGTGCCGAAGATCTTGCTGCCGATCAACTGATCATGAGCAGGATTGCCCTATGGGGGCCGATCATACCCATAGGCCTGGCTGCTGCTACCGTATCTTCGGCACTGGGTTCTATTTTGGTGGCACCGCGCACCCTGCAGGCCCTTGCTGGCGATAGGGTTTTTCCGGTGGGTAAACTTAATACCTGGTTATCCAGGGGAAAGAAAGTAACGAATGAGCCCCTTAATGCGACCCTGTTAACCTCTGTTATTGCACTTTTTTTTGTAAGTGTCGGTGATGTCAACTTTGTGGCAGAGATTATTTCAATGTTCTTCATGGTGACCTATGGCGCCATCTGCCTGATATCTTTTCTGGAACATTTTGCGGGTGATCCGGCGTACAGGCCATCTTTTAAATCACGCTGGTATTTATCCCTGATGGGAGCTCTTTTGTGTTTGTGGCTCATGTTTCAGATGAACGCACAGTATGCCATCATGGCTCTGTTTTTTATGCTGATGATCTTTATAGGTTTGACCCGAACACAGGAAGACAACAAAGGATTATCCGTTATCTTCCAGGGTGCAATTTTTCAGCTTAGCCGCAGGTTACACGTGTACCTGCAAAAAACTGAAAAAGAAACAGCACTGGGCCACTGGAGGCCTTCGGTTATTTGTATTACCAACAGTACTTTTAAACGGCTTGCAGCATTTGACCTTTTGCGCTGGATCTCCTATAAGTACGGCTTTGGTACCTACATTCACCGCATCGATGGCTATTTGTCCAGAGAGTCTCACAACCAGGCCCGGGAGGTGATGAGCAGGTTAATCAAGATTTCGGAATATTCAAAGAGCAATGTTTACCTCGATACGCTGATCAGTCCGTCCTACACCTCTGCCATTGCACAGGTAATCCAGCTGCCGGGTATTTCCGGTAAAGAAAACAACATGATCCTTTTTGAATTTTCGAAACTGCAGCCCGATAACCTGGAAGATATTGTAGATAATATTCAGCTGATCAAATCCATGGATTTTGATATTTGTATATTGGGCTGTTCAGACCGCAAATTTGGATTAAAGAGGCAGATCAACATATGGATTACTACCCAGGATTATGAAAATGCCAACCTGATGATCCTGATGGCATACATTATTCTGGGCCATAAAGAATGGAGGCAGGGAAGCATCAAAATATTTGTTATCTCACCTGAAGAGGAAGCAGAGGTGCAGCGCGACAGAATTCTCTCTCTGATTAATTCCGGCAGACTGCCTATATCCCCCCTTAACGTACAGTTCATCATTCAGGAGCTGCGAAAAGACCCGCGAACAATCATCAACGAACATTCCAGGGATGCAGATTTGACCATTGTTGGTTTCAGGCACGAGCTAATCCGCCACAAAGAAGCACATGTGTTTGAAGGTTATGATGATGTTGGCGAAATCCTGTTTGTAAATACAAACAAAGAAAAGCAGATCCTCTGA
- a CDS encoding hypothetical protein (COG0758 Predicted Rossmann fold nucleotide-binding protein involved in DNA uptake), which yields MKVAVIGSRTFSDYELLKDTLRCIHITEIVSGGDTGADKLAEQYSEEKSIPLQIIPHTEHPETSNASRTYNIITAAQLVVAFWDGKSPGTGDLLKYARQKEKKILLKYF from the coding sequence TTGAAAGTAGCAGTGATTGGATCGAGAACATTTTCAGATTATGAGCTTCTGAAGGACACTTTAAGGTGTATACACATTACAGAAATAGTTTCTGGTGGAGATACAGGAGCCGATAAACTGGCAGAGCAATATTCAGAGGAGAAAAGTATTCCGCTGCAGATTATTCCGCATACGGAGCACCCCGAAACCTCCAATGCCTCCCGCACCTATAATATTATTACAGCAGCACAACTGGTGGTAGCTTTCTGGGATGGTAAAAGTCCCGGCACAGGTGATTTATTGAAATATGCTCGACAAAAGGAGAAAAAGATATTATTAAAGTATTTTTAA
- a CDS encoding DNA polymerase III subunit beta (COG0592 DNA polymerase sliding clamp subunit (PCNA homolog)) codes for MKFIVSSSALLKQLSAISGVITSNPVVPILENFLFEINDGALKITASDLQTSMITEMDVEARESGSIAVPARILMDTLKNLPEQPVTFSIDEETYTIEISSDNGRYKLSGENATDFPRTPEVNDPYGVDVPADTLQNAISNTLFAVSNDELRPAMTGVYIQLRDTNATFVATDGHRLIRYRRVDVAADMDNNIIIPKKALNLLRTTLPSGATPVTIEFNASNAFFKFDNIKMICRLIDERFPDYENVIPVDNNNNMVINRMELLSSLKRIAIYANKTTHQVRLKISGNQLQISAEDLDFSNEAMERLSCDHDGEDIEIGFNARFLIEMLNNLDSTDVQLNLSKPNRAGLLIPRDKDENEDILMLVMPVMLNNYV; via the coding sequence ATGAAGTTTATCGTTTCTTCCTCCGCCCTTTTAAAGCAACTCTCGGCTATCAGCGGGGTTATTACCTCCAATCCGGTAGTGCCAATTCTGGAGAATTTTCTTTTTGAGATCAACGATGGGGCGCTGAAAATAACAGCTTCCGATCTGCAAACCAGCATGATAACCGAAATGGATGTGGAAGCCCGCGAAAGTGGCAGCATTGCCGTGCCGGCCCGCATCCTGATGGACACCCTAAAAAACCTGCCGGAGCAGCCGGTTACCTTCAGCATTGATGAAGAAACCTACACCATAGAGATCAGCTCCGACAACGGCCGCTATAAACTCTCCGGGGAGAATGCTACAGATTTTCCGCGTACGCCCGAGGTAAACGATCCGTATGGGGTTGATGTACCAGCCGATACACTGCAGAATGCGATTTCCAATACCCTCTTTGCCGTTAGCAACGACGAGCTGCGCCCGGCCATGACGGGGGTTTATATTCAGCTGCGCGATACAAATGCTACCTTTGTAGCGACCGATGGTCACCGCCTGATCCGTTATCGCAGGGTAGATGTGGCAGCCGATATGGACAATAACATCATCATCCCTAAAAAAGCGCTGAACCTGCTGCGTACAACGCTGCCTTCTGGTGCTACGCCGGTTACCATAGAGTTTAACGCCTCCAATGCCTTCTTTAAGTTCGATAACATAAAGATGATCTGCAGGCTGATTGATGAGCGTTTCCCTGATTATGAAAATGTAATCCCGGTTGATAATAACAATAATATGGTGATTAACCGCATGGAGCTTTTAAGTTCCCTGAAGCGAATTGCCATTTATGCCAATAAAACCACCCACCAGGTGCGTCTGAAGATAAGCGGCAACCAGCTGCAGATTAGTGCAGAAGATCTGGATTTCTCGAATGAAGCCATGGAGCGCCTTAGCTGCGATCACGATGGAGAAGATATTGAAATTGGCTTCAATGCCCGTTTCCTGATCGAGATGCTCAACAATCTTGATTCTACCGATGTGCAGCTAAACCTAAGCAAACCAAACCGGGCAGGCCTGCTGATACCGCGCGATAAAGATGAGAATGAAGACATTTTGATGCTCGTAATGCCGGTAATGCTTAATAATTATGTATAG
- a CDS encoding gliding-motility associated ABC transporter substrate-binding component GldG (COG3225 ABC-type uncharacterized transport system involved in gliding motility, auxiliary component): MEIKKTQHSGTPKKIEDLLWLGIGIMLLLILNVWAADHFFRLDLTEDKRYSITPATTALLEDLEDVVYVDVYLEGDVPAGFKRLQRSVRETLEEFRTYAGGNIQYNFIDPSTAVSQNARNEFYSNLAAKGIQPTNIFDNQGGKRTEKLVFPGAVVSYGGQERGVMLLKGNMAATSEERLNQSVEGVEYELASAIRELTQQGKPQVGWLVGNGEADSIKVLSIRQTLQEQYVISSMRPEALATQQPAALIIANPTREYTEQQRYLLDQYVLRGGNLLMFLDPVRVNMDSLGQGGTVAVPQPLGLEELLFRWGLRLNQNLVQDLSAGAYPVVVGNMGDQPQMRMLRWPFYPVMNNYAAHPIVRNLDATYARFVSSLDTVKAEGVQKTPLIFTSPYSRLFNAPVRVSVEDLRRDVRPESYNAGPQPVAYLLEGRFSSLYKNRFLPEGVDESSFVADGQAGKIVVVSDGDFLINEVNRRTNEALPLGAAPFTQQIFANSDFIQNAMAYLTNESGLILARNKEIAIRPLDPVRVEAEKSWWQTLNLLLPVLMVVLLGVGHHFWRKRKYTRFAKPTEA, from the coding sequence ATGGAGATTAAGAAAACACAACACAGCGGAACCCCTAAGAAAATAGAAGACCTGCTCTGGTTAGGCATTGGCATTATGCTGCTGCTGATCCTGAACGTATGGGCTGCAGATCATTTTTTTCGGCTGGACCTGACAGAAGACAAGCGCTATTCCATTACACCCGCCACCACAGCCCTGCTGGAGGATCTGGAAGATGTGGTATATGTGGATGTTTACCTGGAGGGCGATGTGCCTGCAGGCTTCAAGCGCCTGCAGCGTAGTGTGCGCGAAACCCTGGAAGAATTCCGCACCTATGCCGGTGGCAATATTCAGTATAATTTTATCGATCCCTCTACAGCAGTAAGCCAGAATGCCCGTAATGAATTTTACAGCAACCTGGCAGCCAAAGGCATACAGCCAACAAATATTTTCGATAACCAGGGGGGCAAGCGAACCGAAAAGCTGGTGTTTCCCGGCGCAGTGGTTAGCTACGGCGGACAGGAGCGGGGGGTAATGCTGCTCAAGGGCAACATGGCCGCTACCTCAGAGGAGCGGCTCAACCAGTCTGTGGAAGGAGTGGAGTACGAGCTTGCATCGGCCATCAGGGAGCTAACTCAGCAGGGCAAGCCACAGGTGGGCTGGCTGGTGGGTAACGGTGAAGCCGATTCCATCAAGGTACTGAGCATCAGGCAAACCTTGCAGGAGCAGTATGTGATCAGCAGCATGCGGCCTGAAGCACTTGCTACTCAACAGCCGGCTGCGCTGATCATTGCCAACCCCACCCGTGAGTATACCGAACAACAACGTTACCTCTTAGACCAATATGTTTTGCGGGGAGGTAACCTGCTGATGTTCCTGGATCCCGTGCGGGTAAACATGGACAGCCTGGGCCAGGGAGGTACTGTGGCAGTGCCACAGCCGCTGGGTCTGGAGGAATTACTTTTCCGCTGGGGCCTGCGCCTGAATCAGAACCTGGTGCAGGACCTTAGTGCCGGTGCTTATCCGGTGGTGGTGGGCAATATGGGCGATCAGCCGCAGATGCGTATGCTGCGCTGGCCTTTTTACCCTGTTATGAACAATTATGCTGCACACCCCATTGTGCGTAACCTGGATGCTACCTATGCCCGCTTTGTGAGCAGCCTGGACACCGTAAAGGCAGAAGGCGTACAGAAAACACCGCTAATTTTTACATCACCCTACAGCCGCCTGTTTAATGCCCCGGTGCGGGTAAGTGTGGAAGATCTGAGGCGCGATGTCAGGCCCGAGAGTTATAATGCCGGTCCGCAGCCGGTAGCTTACCTGTTAGAGGGGCGTTTCAGCTCGCTCTATAAAAACAGGTTTTTGCCCGAAGGCGTAGATGAAAGCAGTTTTGTAGCCGATGGGCAGGCAGGAAAGATTGTGGTGGTGAGCGATGGCGATTTTCTCATCAACGAAGTAAACCGCCGCACCAACGAAGCCCTGCCCCTGGGAGCAGCGCCTTTTACCCAGCAGATTTTTGCCAACAGCGATTTTATACAGAACGCAATGGCCTACCTCACCAACGAAAGTGGGCTGATTCTGGCCAGGAACAAAGAAATAGCCATACGGCCGCTGGATCCTGTGCGCGTGGAGGCAGAAAAGAGCTGGTGGCAAACCCTGAACCTGCTGCTGCCTGTATTAATGGTGGTGCTCCTGGGGGTAGGTCATCATTTCTGGCGCAAACGTAAATATACCCGCTTCGCTAAACCTACAGAAGCATGA
- a CDS encoding gliding motility protein GldF (COG1277 ABC-type transport system involved in multi-copper enzyme maturation, permease component) has product MIQVFLKEVNSFLNSLIAYIVLSVFLVGVGLLVWVFPETSVLEWGYADLETLFSFGPYVLLFLLPAITMRTFAEEKKGGTLELLYTRPLTDWQVILGKYFSSLFLLLLALIPTLLYYYSLSELGNPPGNIDTAAVAGSYLGLFLLGAVFAAIGMFASSLTENQIVSFLIALFLCFILYSGFSSLATIDVLSARGYVVQQLGILYHYNALSKGLIDSRNVIYFLSVIVLMLMLTKLVLSSRKW; this is encoded by the coding sequence ATGATACAAGTTTTTCTGAAAGAAGTAAATAGCTTCCTCAATTCACTGATTGCCTATATAGTTTTAAGTGTTTTTCTGGTGGGGGTTGGCCTGCTGGTATGGGTGTTTCCTGAAACATCGGTGCTGGAGTGGGGCTATGCAGATCTGGAAACCTTATTCTCCTTTGGTCCTTATGTGCTGCTTTTTCTGCTGCCGGCCATCACCATGCGTACCTTTGCCGAAGAAAAAAAGGGAGGAACCCTGGAGCTGCTCTACACCCGCCCGTTAACAGACTGGCAGGTAATCCTGGGCAAGTATTTCAGCAGCCTTTTTCTGCTGTTGCTGGCCCTGATTCCCACCCTGCTCTATTATTACAGCCTAAGTGAGTTGGGTAATCCGCCCGGCAACATCGATACGGCCGCAGTGGCAGGTTCCTACCTGGGGCTGTTCCTGCTGGGGGCTGTTTTTGCAGCCATCGGGATGTTTGCCTCTTCGCTTACGGAAAACCAGATTGTTTCATTCCTAATTGCCCTGTTCCTGTGCTTTATTCTTTATTCAGGTTTTAGCTCCCTGGCAACCATAGATGTGCTAAGCGCCCGCGGTTATGTCGTGCAGCAACTGGGAATTTTGTATCACTACAATGCCCTGAGTAAAGGGCTGATCGATTCACGCAACGTGATCTACTTTCTAAGTGTAATTGTGCTGATGCTGATGCTCACCAAACTGGTGCTTAGCAGCCGTAAATGGTAA
- a CDS encoding gliding motility-associated ABC transporter ATP-binding subunit GldA (COG1131 ABC-type multidrug transport system, ATPase component) codes for MSLEVKNLYKKYGEQWAVNDVSFAVAQGEILGFLGPNGAGKSTTMKIATCYLPPTSGTVIINGLDVLEDPLKVRQQIGYLPEHNPLYLDMYVHEYLRFIGSLHKMRGKLLKQRVAEVVSLCGLEREQNKKIQALSKGYRQRVGLAQALVHDPTVLILDEPTTGLDPNQIEEIRGVIRSISSYKTVIFSTHIMQEVQALCHRVVIINRGKVVADSPVGQLQQQPAGGRLIRVEFDAPVDPVLFERVEGIRSIESAGPAQYLLHTTNDLGVRSRIFRLAADNDLPLVGLRLEENSLEKVFRELTQQQPVA; via the coding sequence ATGTCGCTGGAAGTAAAAAATCTATACAAAAAATACGGAGAACAGTGGGCAGTAAACGATGTATCGTTTGCTGTAGCTCAGGGTGAAATATTAGGTTTTCTGGGGCCAAACGGCGCCGGCAAATCCACCACCATGAAAATTGCCACTTGTTACCTGCCACCCACCTCTGGTACAGTAATTATCAACGGGCTGGATGTACTCGAAGATCCCCTGAAGGTAAGACAGCAAATTGGCTATCTGCCCGAGCACAATCCGCTGTACCTGGATATGTATGTGCACGAATACCTGCGCTTTATAGGCTCTCTGCACAAAATGCGGGGCAAACTGCTAAAGCAGCGGGTTGCCGAGGTGGTAAGCCTCTGTGGGCTGGAGCGTGAGCAAAACAAAAAGATACAGGCCCTTAGCAAGGGCTACCGCCAGCGGGTGGGGTTGGCTCAGGCCCTTGTGCACGACCCTACCGTGCTGATCCTGGATGAACCTACTACCGGACTGGACCCTAATCAGATCGAGGAGATCAGGGGGGTGATCCGCAGCATCAGCAGCTACAAAACCGTTATCTTCAGCACCCACATTATGCAGGAGGTGCAGGCGCTGTGTCACAGGGTGGTGATCATCAACAGGGGTAAAGTAGTAGCCGACAGTCCTGTAGGCCAGCTGCAGCAACAGCCTGCAGGCGGCAGACTTATCAGGGTAGAGTTTGATGCGCCTGTAGACCCTGTACTCTTTGAACGTGTAGAAGGCATCAGAAGCATAGAATCAGCAGGCCCTGCCCAATACCTGCTCCATACTACCAATGACCTGGGCGTCCGTTCCCGCATTTTCCGCCTGGCCGCCGATAATGACTTGCCGCTGGTTGGCCTGAGGCTGGAGGAAAATTCACTCGAAAAAGTATTCAGGGAGCTAACCCAACAACAGCCTGTAGCATGA
- a CDS encoding short-chain dehydrogenase (COG4221 Short-chain alcohol dehydrogenase of unknown specificity) has translation MELKDKLAIVTGASKGIGLALTHQLLEAGMKVAGWSRSEPKLQHDNFQWQPCDVGNWDSVQQAFKATTDRFGQVIAVLVNNAGIGYEGKIDEMPLEQWHSMMNVNVNGIFYCTRLVLPLMKRQEEGHIINLSSIAGTTGINGMSGYVGSKHAVRGISHSLYKEVRQQGIKVTCIYPGSVNTHFFDEIGSVTANENMMRPQDIAETIMHCIGTHKNFHIVDVEMRPLKPKG, from the coding sequence ATGGAATTGAAAGATAAATTAGCCATTGTAACTGGTGCGAGCAAAGGCATTGGTTTAGCGCTTACACATCAGTTGCTGGAAGCAGGCATGAAGGTGGCAGGCTGGAGTCGCTCTGAACCAAAGCTGCAGCACGACAATTTTCAGTGGCAGCCCTGTGATGTTGGTAATTGGGATTCGGTGCAGCAGGCTTTTAAAGCAACCACAGATCGTTTTGGCCAGGTAATAGCAGTGCTGGTGAACAACGCCGGTATTGGCTATGAAGGCAAAATTGATGAAATGCCCCTGGAACAGTGGCACAGCATGATGAATGTAAACGTAAATGGTATTTTCTATTGCACCAGACTTGTTCTGCCCCTGATGAAGCGGCAGGAAGAAGGGCACATCATTAACCTAAGCAGCATAGCCGGCACCACAGGCATAAATGGCATGAGTGGTTATGTAGGGAGCAAACATGCAGTGCGGGGCATTTCACACTCACTCTACAAGGAAGTTCGGCAGCAGGGCATAAAAGTTACCTGTATATATCCGGGCTCGGTAAACACCCATTTTTTTGATGAAATAGGGAGCGTAACAGCCAATGAAAACATGATGCGCCCACAGGATATAGCCGAAACAATTATGCATTGCATCGGCACACATAAGAATTTTCATATTGTAGATGTGGAGATGCGACCCTTAAAGCCCAAAGGCTAA
- a CDS encoding purine nucleoside phosphorylase I (COG0005 Purine nucleoside phosphorylase) has product MLQQIQEAVAAIRKQTNFDPQIGIILGTGLGLLVNRVKVHHSIRYEDIPNFPISTVESHNGHLIFGELGGKQVVVMQGRFHYYEGYNMQQITLPVRVMKLLGIRQLYISNAAGGLNPDYKLADLMALSDHINLLPENPLRGKNLDSFGPRFPDMFKPYDELLLEQAGKIAASQNFTLHKGVYASVTGPNLETPAEYRYLRIIGADAVGMSTVPEALVARHMNLPVFAVSVITDMGIPEIMEHVTIEKVLAAAAQAEPKLTALVEELVSLQTL; this is encoded by the coding sequence ATGCTACAACAAATCCAGGAGGCAGTTGCTGCCATTCGTAAACAAACAAACTTCGATCCTCAGATAGGAATTATACTTGGTACCGGACTGGGACTGCTGGTAAATAGAGTAAAGGTGCATCATAGTATCCGCTATGAAGATATTCCCAATTTCCCTATTTCTACAGTTGAGAGCCATAACGGGCATCTGATCTTTGGTGAGCTGGGCGGCAAGCAGGTAGTGGTAATGCAGGGAAGGTTCCACTATTACGAAGGCTACAACATGCAGCAGATTACCCTGCCAGTACGTGTAATGAAGCTGCTGGGAATCCGCCAGCTGTACATCAGCAATGCGGCAGGCGGCTTGAATCCTGATTATAAACTGGCTGATCTGATGGCGCTGTCAGACCATATCAACCTGCTGCCTGAGAACCCCCTGAGAGGAAAAAATCTGGATAGCTTTGGACCCCGCTTTCCGGATATGTTTAAACCATACGATGAGCTGCTGCTGGAGCAGGCAGGTAAAATTGCGGCATCACAGAACTTTACTTTACACAAAGGAGTGTATGCCAGCGTAACAGGACCTAATCTGGAAACACCTGCAGAGTACCGCTACCTGCGGATTATAGGCGCCGATGCCGTTGGGATGTCTACCGTGCCGGAGGCGCTGGTGGCAAGGCATATGAATTTGCCTGTTTTTGCCGTATCTGTAATTACGGATATGGGCATTCCTGAGATCATGGAGCATGTAACCATTGAGAAAGTGCTGGCCGCTGCTGCACAGGCAGAACCAAAACTCACCGCCCTTGTTGAAGAATTAGTATCACTCCAAACCTTATAG
- a CDS encoding nadph-dependent fmn reductase (COG0431 Predicted flavoprotein): MIEIISGTNRPGAVSAMVAQWYQALLQERGTESQILDLIELPEDFTVSALYDSSGKNEGFNALAERLRLAKKMVFIVPEYNNSFPGVLKAFIDGMDYPSPFKGKKCALVGVSSGVQGGGMAMSHLTDVFNYLGMHVLAQKPRLAQIEKNMADGQLTNTMYKQLLVEQVVAFVEF, translated from the coding sequence ATGATAGAAATAATTTCAGGCACCAATCGACCAGGAGCTGTATCTGCAATGGTGGCACAATGGTATCAGGCGCTGCTGCAGGAAAGGGGCACTGAGAGTCAGATTCTTGATTTGATTGAGCTGCCCGAAGATTTCACGGTATCGGCGCTGTACGACAGCAGCGGAAAAAATGAAGGCTTTAATGCACTGGCTGAACGGCTTCGCCTGGCTAAGAAGATGGTATTTATCGTACCGGAATATAACAACTCTTTTCCCGGTGTACTTAAGGCTTTCATTGATGGTATGGACTACCCCAGCCCTTTTAAGGGTAAAAAATGTGCCTTGGTGGGTGTTTCATCAGGCGTGCAGGGCGGTGGCATGGCCATGAGCCACCTGACAGATGTTTTCAATTACCTGGGCATGCATGTGCTGGCCCAAAAGCCACGCCTGGCCCAAATAGAAAAAAATATGGCTGATGGGCAGTTAACAAATACAATGTATAAGCAACTACTGGTGGAGCAGGTGGTGGCGTTTGTGGAGTTTTGA